CAGGTCCTCATTTTTACGTACTTCGCTTTTCTTTTAGGGATCGGTGTCTTTGTGGCGAACCTCTTGAAAAAAGCCAGAGTCCCGGACGTTTTCTTCTTACTACTTGTGGGATTTGTTCTTGGCCCAACGATCTGGTCAAATCCGAGCGTGTTAGCATATATCAATGTTGCCCCGATCGATGTTTCGGTAATGGGCGTTGTACCAGACTTCTTGAGGACACTGGCACTCATAATGGTGGTTTTTACTGGTTCGTTCAACCTGAACTACCAGGTCTTCAAGAAATTCTCAGGTCTCTCCACTAATCTCGCTATTATTGGCGTTATTTTTAACACCATTATATTCGGTCTCGTGGCTAATGCTATCTTTAACCTGGAATTAGTTCCCGCGTTCCTTTTAGGGTCTGTCATAAGTGGTACCTCATCAGAAATAGTATTCTCCTTGAAAGACACGCTAAAAAAGCGTGAAAATGTATCAACAATTTTGGAAGTTGAGTCAATTTTTAACACACCGCTCTGCTTACTGTTGCCAATAATATTCCTCGACTTATTCAATCTCGCCCCGGGTGCAGTGATAGAGCCTTACAAATACTTAACGCTGTTCTGGCGACTGGTGGCTGCGGGGATTGGGACTGGCCTATTACTGGGTATCGTGATGAGTAAGCTGATAGGGAAAATGATCAAGGGATATTCACCCCTGTTCATATTCTCTCTGGCACTTGTTACGTATGCGGTGGCAGAGAATGTTGGCGGTTCTGGTATGCTCGCCGTAGCCATCTGTGGGCTTGTTATTGGCAACCTGGTATTCCCGTTTAAAGAGGAAGTTGCCCGATTCGAAGATGCGTTGTCAGAAATGTTCAGGATATCTGTATTCACGCTCCTCGGTGCGCAGGTACTCTTACTCCTTGAGCCGAAACTCGTGCTCCTTGAGCTCGTCTTCGCCCTGATTGTGCTGGCATCTCGACCGATATTCGTGCTGCCACTGCTGGGGAAATTGCGCTCTTCCCTGGATGATCGCAGTCTGCTCGTCATAAGCTGTGTTGCTCCGCGCGGAATCGCAGCCGCAGCGATGGCGCCACTCGTTGCGAGTGTCGTCGGTAACGATTTACTCATCAATATCGTGTTCATGGTGATCCTCTTATCAGTATTACTCAGCACCGCAATACCCGCCATAGCAGGTAGAATAGAGCCGGAGTGGGAAGAAGAAAGGATAGAACCGGAAGCAGCAGGTGCTGAAGAAGTGTCTGAAGAAGAATTAAAAGCGGAAGTGGTGAAATAAATTCAAATTCCCGGTAATGATAGTGTTAATACCCGGTACGATAATTATTAAAGAACTGTATCTACTTGGGCTTCTGCTCACGCCGCTCGTCACCGGATCGCGGGTTGATTGCTTTCAAAAGCTCTTCTACGGGATTGGCGTTCGCGCCGCATTCAGGGCATGGAATGGTTGGTAGACCATCCAGTGCGTCAATGGGCCCCATCGGGACGGGGTCACCGACCGCCCATAAGCCGTAGCCGTAGCATCTCGTACACGTCTTTGTCTTCATTCTGTCTCCTATATACGACCTTCATGTGCTGAGGATAAGAACATAGTTGGTGGATATTGAGCGATAGTGGTTGAATAACGTAAACATCGATGTCAAGCATGAAGATACGATCCCATCAGTATACTCTCCCTTCAAAGCTTGGCGAGTACGTTCTCAGCCCATGATCATCCATTCAAAGCCTGATCTTGAAAGTAACCTTTATTTATGCCCCATTTTTTCACTACTACTATGCCTGAACAATTCACCGTGATTGTTGAAGAGGGAGAGGACGGCCACCTCATTTCCGACGTGATTGAGCTACCAGACTGTCATACGCAGGCGAAGATCTATGATGAACTTATAAGACGAACCAAAGAAACTATAGCGTTATATTTCAGTGACCGTGATAATTTATACTGAAATTGATAGCGTAAAGTGTTCGGATTAGCTATGTCTAAAAGTACAGTTTCAGTTCTTCCTCAGGACTGTATCGCAAAGGTTGCCTGAAAATGGCTCTTAAAGTCCCTTTGTCTAACTCATCATGAAACGGAATAGTCAAAGTTTTCCTCGATCCATCTGGATCGATTCTTCGTAACTTTACATGACTCCCTCGTTGGGAAACAATGTCAAAGCCAAATTCAGAGAAAATTTTCACTATAGCTTTACCGCTGAGAGTTTTAAGGTTCGGCATATGCAGCGGGCAGTTCAAAGTTGACCAGAATCGAATGCTCGGGAAGAATACCCCACTCCGCTAGATCTTCGCCTCCGAGGTGCAAGCTGATGGCTTCTTTTATATTTGCTGTTACTTCATCCAGAGTTTTTTCCTTGCGTCACCACCGGAAAATCGATGCATTCGGCAATGTAATACTTTTCTCCTTCCTAAACTCTGACCTGGATGATTCTCCGCATGCTTTCACCTAAGCCTTCCCGATATTCAAACTTAACTCTAGGCGCAATGAGCGTTTAATCATCAGTTA
The window above is part of the Methanomicrobia archaeon genome. Proteins encoded here:
- a CDS encoding cation:proton antiporter; this translates as QVLIFTYFAFLLGIGVFVANLLKKARVPDVFFLLLVGFVLGPTIWSNPSVLAYINVAPIDVSVMGVVPDFLRTLALIMVVFTGSFNLNYQVFKKFSGLSTNLAIIGVIFNTIIFGLVANAIFNLELVPAFLLGSVISGTSSEIVFSLKDTLKKRENVSTILEVESIFNTPLCLLLPIIFLDLFNLAPGAVIEPYKYLTLFWRLVAAGIGTGLLLGIVMSKLIGKMIKGYSPLFIFSLALVTYAVAENVGGSGMLAVAICGLVIGNLVFPFKEEVARFEDALSEMFRISVFTLLGAQVLLLLEPKLVLLELVFALIVLASRPIFVLPLLGKLRSSLDDRSLLVISCVAPRGIAAAAMAPLVASVVGNDLLINIVFMVILLSVLLSTAIPAIAGRIEPEWEEERIEPEAAGAEEVSEEELKAEVVK
- a CDS encoding type II toxin-antitoxin system HicB family antitoxin, giving the protein MPEQFTVIVEEGEDGHLISDVIELPDCHTQAKIYDELIRRTKETIALYFSDRDNLY
- a CDS encoding type II toxin-antitoxin system HicA family toxin, with the translated sequence MPNLKTLSGKAIVKIFSEFGFDIVSQRGSHVKLRRIDPDGSRKTLTIPFHDELDKGTLRAIFRQPLRYSPEEELKLYF